Part of the Solea senegalensis isolate Sse05_10M unplaced genomic scaffold, IFAPA_SoseM_1 scf7180000015026, whole genome shotgun sequence genome, tcttgtgtctcctccttcacttctttctcttgtgtctcctccttcacttctcttgtgtctcctccttcacttctcttgtgtctcctccttcacttctttctctgttctcctctttcacttctttctcttgtgtctcctctttcacttctttctcttgtgtctcctccttccttctttctcttgtgtcttcttcacttctttctcttgtctcctccttcacttctttctctcgtgtctcctctttcacttctttctctctcgtgtctcctctttcacttctttctcttgtgtctcctccttccttctttctctcgtgtctcctctttcacttctttctcttgtgtctcctctttcacttctttctcttgtctctccttcacttctttctcttgtgtctcctccttcacttctttctcgtgtgtctcctctttcacttctttctctcgtgtctcctctttcacttctttctcttgtgtctcctctttcacttctttctcttgtgtctcctctttccttctttctcttgtgtctcctccttcacttctttctcttgtgtctcctcctcctctttcacttctttctctctcttgtgtctctccttccttcctttttctcttgtgtctcctccttcacttctttctcctgtgtctcctccttcacttcttcttcttcatctttctgcagctgaaaacactaacagagcAGTTTTCActcacaaactcaaacacacagatttaatgAAAGGAATCTaagcaacaaaaatgacaatttacagtttaaaagagcatcaaatttcaaaatttcaaatcaaaacaaactccAGGATTTCAAGGGCCTGTGTGAAGCCTGCAGATGATTAGAGGATgtttaggtgtgtgtgcgtctgtacCTTCAGTTTGACCTCCAGCTGCATCAGGTCATCACTCAGCTTTTAATGGGCGCATCATCTCTGAGTGTTTACTGACCGTCTTCTCAGAACCTCCGCCCTCCTCcaccctgaaacacacacacatgaagtgaTGCTAACTCTGTGCTAAGTCTACATGATGCATGGTAAATATGTAAACAAGAGCATGTATCCACACTGTTTTGACAGAATTTGCATTCGAGCAACTTGTTCTtgcaaataaagatgaaaacatgGATAAGTTGACAAAATCCATCCGCGTTTGCTCTGTTTTGGAGAAATTGTGCTTTGAGTGTTTTGTGACTCGGCTGTAGCACTTTACTAGCATAGCATGCTAATACATGCTAATACAGTTATACACAGAATGGTGAAGTTTAACAGTTAAGTGACATTTCAGCCTGGTTGACAATGACTCAGCGAAAAAAATCAAGGCGTTAGCCTGATGCTAAATTCACTCCAACTGCCTGTTGAGAGTTTCAGAGTCATTTCCttgtggatgaaaacattttctgaaaccTTTTCCAAATCGTTCCATTTCCATGTAGCTAGGAGCTAAATCTGCTAAAAGTCCGCTCCATGTGTTTGTTGCCACCCACCGTGCAGTCTGACGGCGAGCTCTGTGATCTGCACGatcctctcctcctgctgagGAACCGTCGGCCACACAAACTTCTCAAACTGTCGGTGAAGAACAGCCACGGCGTCTGTGCTGCAACACTCGCAGGAAAACTTGCTCACGCGGGCGATGGTGGCACTCGCGTCCTCACACCAGAACTGATACTGTTGATGGAAGAAGACGCAGCGTGAATGTGGCGTCGCtgacgtgatcatgtgatcacgCATGAACTGATGAGTGAAGGTCACCTCCTCCATGGCTTCCTGCAGTCTGCAGCTCATGTCCAGAGTTTTCTGGTGTTCACGGACGCTTCGCTCAAACTCCACCATCTGCCTCTCCAGCTGATTCAAAGCATTTTCCGTCTCCCGGGCCACGCCCCCctccttgacctctgaccccagcCGTGCTATCACACCCTGCAGTCGCTTCCTGAGAACCTGCAGGACCAGATCAGGATCAGAGGGAGTAAGAACACCTAGACACAGAGTGGACAGAAGACAGGTGGACATTTACCTGCAGCTTGTACTCGTACATCTCCACCTGCTGCCGCTGGTTCCTCGCGACCTTCAGGTTCCTGCCTCGGTCGTTCCTCTTCAGGTAGTTAAACTTCAGGTTGCTAaacttcttcttcagctccttAAAGGAGTCACGCAgctgaaaagagacaaaacaggaagtcaatcAGCTGAGCCTggaaaccacagaagaagaagaaggtttgGGTTACAGTCGGGGGACCACAGAGGGTGGACCCTACTGACTTTTGGTATTTCCCAAAAAGTTATGGTCTCCTCTGAATGAAGATTAATGACATCATGGATCCTCCGAGTCATCACTTCATGACCAAGATTCAATACCAACATCACAACCCGTCATGTACCAAAGGCGTGGCCTCACTAACatccaggtcacatgactccgTGTTGCCTGTGTTTACTGAAACATTTGTCATATTTAACATTTCTCTGGTCAAAACGTTGTATGAAAACATCTGACCCAAACCACGTATCAAATCAGCTCAGCGCTAGTTCATGGTCATCAGTTTCCATTGCTAAAGCCATGCTAATGCTGCTAACACagtaaaaaacattatttatcttCTTCATCTTAGGTCAGAGCTGTGTTAGCCGTGCTTAAGCTGAGCTTTAGCCGAGCTTTAGCCGAGCTTTATCTGAGCTTTATCCGAGCTTCAGCTCAGCATTGACGCGGCTGCATGTGGACGGACTTAGCTGAGGGTATTTTTAGAGCAGGAGGGTCTAAATCCAGCGGGACATTTCTGGTTGGGACAGGGGGAATAGCGGTGTCAGGTGACTGATCTGTCAGCtaaagacagctgagagacgcagacagacacaggggAGTGTGAAGTCAGAGGAGGCAGACCTCAGACCTCTGAGTCGTCAGGGGAAACCCAGGACAAGGAGCGAGAAAGAGGATTGTGAAAGTAGCAAAGGTTACCCAAATGTGGcaggaaaaacaggaagtgtccaaCAATTCACTCgacaggtgacttactaagagTGTGTGGAAACACAATCACCACAACAGTCCACAAACTACCAAAGTTGATTTAGAAAGACCACAGAAGGAGAACCTGAGAAGAACCAACAGTAGACAATACGAGAACAATCAGCAGATCCTGAAGAGATTAACACGTAGTATCAGAACTACAATACCTCATTTGAGGTAGTATATAACCCTTAGCAGCTGCAGGAGATCCATGAGGAGAAAAGCTATCTTGTTTCATTGTTGGTGGAATTCAGTACTCACTCTGGTCTCCTTGtctgaataaacaaaagaacaaacttGGTTTGGAGGTAAATCCAGATCATGACAGAGTGAACAGGTCGTGAATGTTGAGAAGAACAGAATCCAGGGTTTTTGATCCAGATGAACCAGGCGTTTCCGATGATGGGACCCAATCTATGACGAGCAGGTAAAGTTCACCATGGAATCCAGGTGCTTCTTCTCTCTAATGAAGGACAATCGTATAGAGATGTTTtggaagttttttttctgctccaaCACGACTGTgtcaaagcaaggactataaagacatgggtggactttgagtttggtgtgaaaTAACTTATCTGACcccacacagagccctgacctttaGCCCCATCCAGAACCTTAGGGATGAACCGGCACAGAGATTATGATCCAGACCTTTTCttccaacatcagtgtctgacctcatcaGTGCTCgacagaatgaatgaacacaaattCACATTGAAAAATTCACTTGAAAATCTGAAGGAAAGTCTTCAaagaagagtggaagctgttacagctgtggaggaggaacCAGCTCCATATTAAATGTATGTGGTTTGTTTACAGACTAAGAATCAGATCCTGACAACCGGTCAAGTTCTAAATCATCCGGTGACTCAGCACTGAGAACCCAGAGCAGGAACAGTTAATCCTTATTCCCTGTTCACGTCTGTGAAGCTCATCAGTCATCCTGATGCACCAGGACCACAAGAAACCAACAAACACCTGACACTGAATCtactcctgcagcagctgggaTGGTCAAAGGTCACCTAACTGCAGGAGAGGACTCGAGCCTGGATGAGTCATGGTTTGACTAAGACTGAAGATTCTTTTCATAaatcgattcatctgtggaTTCTTTTGTCAAACGTGggaatgacgatgttctcaaacgtcttgtttttgtccacaaaccacaatgatttctttgtttttatggagcaaagagaccagaaaatattcccatataagaagctgaaaaatcacagaaactggtttagattatttaaaaaaaatgatcaaatacaagattaatttagtaaatcATTCATAAGAACCCAGATCAGCTGGTTCCAGTGTTTACAGAACTTCTTAACACTGGTGGTTAATCCTAGCATCCTAGCTAATTCtgctaactagcaagctaatGCTGTCCACTCAATGAACAGgtacataaaaacatgtccacAGACACTAGTAGGGGGCAAACATTTGCTACTTGGAGCcgccattttattttttggagtTTGAACGAGTTCAAGATTTGGAATTACAACTGCAGGGAGCGCTGCGACTGAAACCGCTGACTCAGGACTGGAAAATGACAACCTCCAAGTTCATGTGGTCGCACTTTCACAAGTTAATATGCGAGTGTTGATACAATTttgttgaaattaaatgaaaatgtggttttttattaactgatttatatattttcactgtttttttgttgtttctaacTCTTCTGTGACCGTCCTGCCATCATGTGACCGTCATGTGACCGTCCTGTCCTCCTGTGACCGTCATGTGACCGTCATGTGACCGTAGTGTGACCGTCCTGTCGTCATGCAATCATCTCATTACCATTACTCCTGGACTGTTTGTCATATCTAGATCTGTCAGTCAGgctgtgactccgcctctctccctatgtcagctgagatgagcacagcgccccctgtggccCTCAGGTGGGGGAtacagtggtagaagatggatgaatgaatacatgaaagCAGAGAAGCAGAGCTTTAATCTCATGTTCTCGGACTTCAGAGGAACcagcgtccaatcacagatgAGATTCACCGCCACGTGTGTGACGTCATCTTCTGAGTAAACAGttaaataactgacagatatggaaagtgaacgTGATCTAAAATCTGGAATCTAAATGAATCCAGATTATTCTCATGatgtcataagagggttaaaacaaaatgtctgcctCTGTGAAAACAAAGGGTCAAAGAAAACtcaacttttaacttttcttcAGAGCTGAGTTTGTGAGTCACTGAGTCTGACACACAGCACcaggtgcatgatgggaaatacCCACCACCTTTATTTagcctctctcgctctctctctctctctttctctctctccctttcattcctgcagcagctgctgttcaGTGACTCACCACAGAAACCAGTGATGACGCACTCTCACCTACAGAGGGCGCCAGCGTCTCATCACACAACATCTTTGACTGaagcaaaaaacacaaaaataaatccttgatccaacaaatgaaataaaacacaacaaacagctaatgttgttgttttccagttGTTAGCATGATCATGTTAGCATCACCATGTTAGCAAGATCGCGTTAGTATCATCACGTTAGCATCATCACGTTAGCACGACTGTGGCTCTGTGACCTCACctggatgatgtcatcattgaGAAGGCAGAGCATCTCCTCATGACGAACGGCTTTGTTCAACCACGACGCGCAGAGAGACTCGAGAGACAGAAGGCGGcgctgcagctgctccacacTGAAACCTGACACCTGAGACCAGAACCACAACTTTACTGCAGCTCTACAGTACCAGAGagtactgtgtttgtgtgtgtacatacagtgtgtgcagcagcagcagcacaaatgtgCGTCTTCAGCGTTGAAAGCTTCTCAAACAGACTCTGGATCAGCTGTCGTTCTTCTCTGACTCGACTCAGCTCAGCTGGAGGCTTAGCGTATAACAGCGCCTCCAGCtggacacagaggaaacaacGGCAGTGCACAGTCAGTGACTCCGCCCCCCTGCTTCCTGTCAGGGTTGATCATAGAAGTGCACTGACCTGTTGGACAGTGAGATGGAAGCTGCTCGTCAGATCCAGGATCAACTCACTCTGCTCCACCTTCCTCTTCACCTTCTCATGGAGCTTCAGCAGCTTGGCCAgatcctccacctcctccttcacctccttcacctccttcacctccttcacctGCAGATGTTGCTGGACTCCTCTCACAGTCTTCCAGCTCTTCTTCATGTCAGCCACCTCTATGTCCAGTTGCTGGACAAAAGAAAACCGTGTATCTGATCAAACATCAGGTGAAGACCACTTCATAGTTTCTGTGTCTGAGTACAGAGGTCAACACATCTGTGACCCAGTGAGGACATCCACCAGGAGGGACAGACATGGACCCTTATTTTGGTTTTACTGGAACCAGAAGAACCATGTTCTCATGAACAGATCATGTCAGTGGAccagtgtttggaataacgcCGTTTAAAAGAACAGCGTTGGTAACAACGTTATTTTTTTAGTAACGgggtaatctaactaattacttttcccaTCGTTACAACGCTGTTAACGTTACTGGACGTAAAATGTGGTGCGttactatgcattgattgaataaactgtgtaatccgAAAGCACCCCTGGCTCAAAGCGGGTTAATAACACGTTAAGTGATTGGAGAATGGAGAGGCCCTGAGTCAGTGAGTCCCAGACCCTGTGGGCCCAAACACCCAGTAGTGCTACCAATACCAGGAATCCTCACTGTCCCGTTTTCcaaaaaacccaacaattctGACCGTCACAATCCCAGTCGACCCAAAGATCTAGAACCAATGCTATTGAGTACAAAAGACATCCCCAAAATCCACCAATCCAGAAGAACCAAAGGTCAAACACAAAGAGTCCAGATACCCAGCCAGCATGTCTACGTGGGACCCATGAGGGTTTGTGGGCATGGACTTGAAGAGAGCAAATGATGCAGGTCGCATGGTTTTAGTAACATGGGAAGCAAACAaaggtggggccaccatggaaaccacagacaaacccacttgggacccatataGTCCAAGACTAAGAACAATCTAAAAGAACTCTGTGGTCTCAACAATTGCAGTCCTCCTTGGTCTTAAACCTAATTAAAATCCACCCAGGCCCAATCGTCACCACAAAAGTAATGAAGCTACTAAATACCAGTCCAAACCGTCTACATAGTCCTCATTGtattctctgtcttctctgtcctcaatgtcctctccctctgtcctctccctCCGTCCTTTCTGTCCTCTCCGTCCTCAGAGCAGAGTCACCACTCACAGTAAAATGAGGTCTGGCCAGTTTGAAGCGCTCCAGCAACCTGGAGGCCTGCACGTCTGAATCCAGGTCCACTGAGGTACATGAGTCCAGCAGCTCAGAGACACAGGACAAGTCCTGCAGGTTCTGAAGACACACAGCAAGTAGATTtagtcagtgagtgtgtgagttcAGGACGCACTCAGAGGACGTGAGTCATGAGTCAGACGTTTAACAATTTATGGATTATCAAAGGAATATTCCAAAGGACTCATCCGTTTGAGTTCAGGACCTTTGTCCTCACGACACCTGATACCTTGAGCAGTCTGTCCTGGAACCTCCTGTAAGACTTCATGTCCCCCTGGTGGTGATGGATCTGGACTCTCTGCTGACTCCACAgctccttcacttcctgttcggtTCTGCTGAGCTTCTCGATCGTCTGCTGGACCACGGACACCAGAGACTGCAGGTCCAAGCCTGATCCCagcacctgacacacacacacacagtgacatttgaTCATCTAAATCTCTCAGCTCAAAAACATGGACTCCTGATGTCCTGGTTACCATGACGATGGTTTGGACATAGTTTTTTCCCAGTTCCTGAGTAGTGAGGAGCTTCTGTAGCATGTCCTGCCAGCAGATGTCAACCTGctccttttcctcctgctcctccttcttcttcagtggTGGCCAGGAACTGTTGGCAGACTCGAtgttctcctcttcttcacctgaCCTCCTCCTGGAGCTCCCTCTCAGTTCCTCCATCTGCTCCTCCACCTAGAAAACAACCGCAGCATCAGGatcaaatgtcacagtttaactTCAGCGCCTCACGGACCTGAGGAGAACCTGACCTGCTGAACCGTCCTGAGGAAGGAGACGTacggctgcagcagctgcaggttgGACTTGATCTTCAGGTTCAGACTCTGCAGCTCCTTCAGAACCACGTCAACTCGAGCAGCCAGTTCAGGACTCAGTGACCcagtggaggcagcagcaggttgtGCTGTTCCACATCTCTTCAGCTGATGGGTCAGGGTCTTCAGGACGGACAGCGGTCTACAGGATTCACTGTGAAGGCAGGGACCAGTTCTGCAGGATACATCTATAGGCAGAGCTCCGATCTGATCCAGGACCTGCTTCAGATTCTCTACGTCATGACGAGCAGACTGGACccacaaaataaaacccagaTCCAGAGACGAGTTACTTTCAGTTCAAGTCAAGACTTTAGACTCAAGTCTTTAAGCTTGAGTTTGAGTCAGGTTCTAAGTTAAGTCAGAATCTGGATGTTTTGAGCTGAAATGCATCATGGGAGATGTAGATGacaacaaactttatttaaacagacaaagaaacaccTGAAAAATCCCTATACTTTCCTCTGTTTgactttgactgtgtgtgtgtgtgtgtgtgtgtgtgtgtgtgtgtgtgtgttgtgtgtgtaccCTCCCAgcctgtgtgcttgtgtgtgtgtgtgtgtgtgtgtgtgtacctcacctgcctgtgtgtgtgtgtgtgtgtgtgtgcactagtAACCTGtcacagctttgtgtgtgtgtgtgtgtgtgtgtgtgtgtgtgtgtgtgtgtgtgtgtgtgtgtgtgtgtgtgtgtgtgtgtgagtgtagccTGTAcctcagcctgtgtgtgtgtgtgtgtgtgtgtgtgtgtgtgtgtgtgtgtgaggtatgtgtgtgtgtgtggtgtgtgtgtgtgtgtgtgtgtgtgttgtgtgtgtgtgtgtgtgtgtcagtatgcctcactgtgtgtacctgtgccagtgtgtgtgtgtgtgtgtgtgtgtgtgtgtgtgtgtgtgtgtgtgcacacttcaGCCTGTgtgcacagctgtgtgtgtgtgtgtggtaccaCCTGTGTGCTGTACCTGAGCCTGTTTGACAGCTtcgtgtagttgtgtgtgtgagtgtgtacctCAGCCTGTGTgcacagcttgtgtgtgtgtgtgtgtgtgtgtgtgtgtacctcagcctgttcatgtgtgtgttcagagcgTCCTCTGCTTCACAGGAGACATTGTCCTGGCGTCTGAACAGTTTGACAACAcactcctgctctgctgctacacacctgcaacacacacacacacacaccacacacaccacaccacacagcGCTGATAATGTGATGAATGCAGGCTTCCtcttttacatcataaataaaaaaaagtcaccttgTCCATGAGGAGTTCACAGGAAgacaacagctgctgctgattggCCGGGAGGACATTGTGGGCGTGGTTTCCTTCATCAAACGTCTCCTGCACCTGTAATctaccacagaagaagagagagaaaagctggtttaaacatgaacatgtttcaGAGTCTGTGGTCGTCAGCCTACCTGGTGGTTCTGTCTGATCCAGATCCAGGCTTGAGATCAGTTTCAGATGCCAGGTCTTTGCTCTTTGCTAATTTGGACTTGAACTGTAACTCCATAGTCCCCTCAGACCTGGGTCTGGACTCCTCTGAAGTCTGCAGGTCTGACCTGGATCCAGACAGCAGGTTTCTGATCTTTCCTGATACGGATCCAGGCTTTGTATCTGACCTGGATTCAGGTGGATCACCACAAAAGAGGATCTCCACTATCTCCTCTGAACTGGATTCAGACTCttggtctttgtttttctcagatATCGATCTGGGTATCGGATCAGAACTGGATCCTGACTCTAGGCTTCTGATTTGCTGTGGTCTAGACCCAGACTCGACATATGTGGTTTGTTGTGTTCTCAGTATGGGCATCTGTTCTAATCTAGATTCTGGCTCCATGTTTCTGGACTGCTCTGTTCCAGATTCAGACTTCATATCTGATGTGGACTCAGGCTTCGGGTAACTGGTCTCATGTGGTCTAAAACCAGGCATCAAACCAGCTGTCTGGTTTAATCTGAATCTGGATTGCAGCTTTCTGATCCTCTCTGATCTGGATCCAGGCTGCACATGAATCTCTTTGGTCTGTGATCTGGATTCAGACTGCaggtctttgtttttctctgatgtAGGTATCTGGTCCAATCTGGATtctgcatgcatgtttgtggactctCCTGATCTGGATTCAGATTTCATATCTGATGTGGACTCAGGCTGCACGTAGCTGGTCTCATGTGGTCTGGAACCAGGCATCAGAGCTGAAATGGATCTAGATGGACTGGTTTCATCGAGATCTGACTTAGATTCAGGGTCTGTGTCTGACTCGGATCCTAAATGGAGCTCCAAACTCTCTTCTAAACCGGATTCAGACTGCAGGTCTTTGCCTTTCCATGATGTAGGTTTCTGGTTCAATCTGGATTctgtctgcatgtttctggactctTGTGATCTGGATTTAGATTTCACATCTGATGAGGACTCAGGCTGCACATAACTGATCTCCTGGGACCTAGAACCAGGCCTTAGACCTGAAATGGATTCAGACTGACCATCACAGGTCTGCAATAATTTGGAATCTGAATTCACGTCTAATCTGAATCTGGACTGCAGGTTTCTGAAGTTCTCTAGTCTAGATCCAGACTTAGGCTGCAGATCTGCCTTCAATCCAGACGGAACATCTGTTCTGGATTCAGGATTCAGGTCGTTATTTTCCTCTGTTCTGAATTCAGGATTCCGGATTCTGGTTTGTTGTGATCTAGATCCGGACTTCACATGGTTTTTCACTGTAGTCTTCTCTACGATAGGTCCAGGCCTCACATCTGCTCTGGATCCAGATTCAAGGTCCCTAGGTTTTTCTGTTTTGGAATCTGACTGCAGGTCAGCACTTTTGAAAGATGTGGACTCAGGTggcaggttctggtccaggatGGGGGTCCAGACCTGGTTTGAGAAAGAGTGGACAGTTCAGAGTTAAAagatttcagtttcagttcacTTCTAGGCTGTTTAGAGGTTTTTAGGTCCTTTAAGGTCTTTGATTCATTTAAGCTGTTCAATATCAGAGGTCAGTGATTCTCTTACCTCAGGTCTGGACTTGTGGTCTTTCTTCAAGACCTGGTTCTCCAGCTGTTGGAGCTTCAGTCTGAGAGCCTGGTCCACCGTCCTCCTCCGGTCCTGCAGAgtctccagcagctcctccagctttAGCACCGCCCCCCAGCTGCCCTGGGAACTCTGGGTAAACGACGCAGTGAGAAGTCAAACTGTGCTAGATCCTGGTTTAttcatgaaatttaaaaaacaacatgaatcaAGTCCATTTCACCTGGTGTTCATGTTCCCAGTCGTCATCCTGCAGTACCGTCCCTCTCCTGTGGAGGGCCTCTGCCCTCTGCAGCAGCCGCAGCTTCTGCAGcagaacactgctgctgctcagaacTGTCAGGGACTTATCCAGAAGACCTGGACTCAGATTAAACCCAGTCTCAATCAGGTTAAACCAGATTAAACCCAGTTTTAATCAGGTTAAGTCCATATTAACTCAGTTTAGATTCATCTGTATTTAAACTAGTTTAAATCTGTTTCATTAGTTTGGATCACTTGAGGGAGGACCCACTTTTAATCAGTGAACTATCTCAGATTTAGACTAGTTTCCTCAGTCTAAATCAGTTCAATCTCAGTTTAATTTGTCTTGGATTAATTTAAAGcagactgaaacacacagtgaaactgttacctcacctctcctcatggtggcgcaggtgagtctgtgagagtctgtgctGATGTGAAGCTTCTCTGCCCTGTCCATGCTGAccacaaactacacacacacacacacacaggaaaacaacagcttCAGTCAGGATTAACCAGCAGGT contains:
- the LOC122761805 gene encoding coiled-coil domain-containing protein 141-like isoform X1 is translated as MTAGDPEDTGTCERRTGGQRGEGEDNMKCPPSFTTISTIAIQAGQSQLVVSVLQSGSLVHLQLVQVQPSLCEVGSDQEENRTLIQELQQLKDKLEKHEREVLAAVENGRQTEQRRRKEKQAQEVHKAMEASVSEGWSLLLRLLHRRQEVLLLASDFYCRALEFVVSMDRAEKLHISTDSHRLTCATMRRGLLDKSLTVLSSSSVLLQKLRLLQRAEALHRRGTVLQDDDWEHEHQSSQGSWGAVLKLEELLETLQDRRRTVDQALRLKLQQLENQVLKKDHKSRPEVWTPILDQNLPPESTSFKSADLQSDSKTEKPRDLESGSRADVRPGPIVEKTTVKNHVKSGSRSQQTRIRNPEFRTEENNDLNPESRTDVPSGLKADLQPKSGSRLENFRNLQSRFRLDVNSDSKLLQTCDGQSESISGLRPGSRSQEISYVQPESSSDVKSKSRSQESRNMQTESRLNQKPTSWKGKDLQSESGLEESLELHLGSESDTDPESKSDLDETSPSRSISALMPGSRPHETSYVQPESTSDMKSESRSGESTNMHAESRLDQIPTSEKNKDLQSESRSQTKEIHVQPGSRSERIRKLQSRFRLNQTAGLMPGFRPHETSYPKPESTSDMKSESGTEQSRNMEPESRLEQMPILRTQQTTYVESGSRPQQIRSLESGSSSDPIPRSISEKNKDQESESSSEEIVEILFCGDPPESRSDTKPGSVSGKIRNLLSGSRSDLQTSEESRPRSEGTMELQFKSKLAKSKDLASETDLKPGSGSDRTTRLQVQETFDEGNHAHNVLPANQQQLLSSCELLMDKSARHDVENLKQVLDQIGALPIDVSCRTGPCLHSESCRPLSVLKTLTHQLKRCGTAQPAAASTGSLSPELAARVDVVLKELQSLNLKIKSNLQLLQPYVSFLRTVQQVEEQMEELRGSSRRRSGEEEENIESANSSWPPLKKKEEQEEKEQVDICWQDMLQKLLTTQELGKNYVQTIVMVLGSGLDLQSLVSVVQQTIEKLSRTEQEVKELWSQQRVQIHHHQGDMKSYRRFQDRLLKNLQDLSCVSELLDSCTSVDLDSDVQASRLLERFKLARPHFTQLDIEVADMKKSWKTVRGVQQHLQVKEVKEVKEVKEEVEDLAKLLKLHEKVKRKVEQSELILDLTSSFHLTVQQLEALLYAKPPAELSRVREERQLIQSLFEKLSTLKTHICAAAAAHTVSGFSVEQLQRRLLSLESLCASWLNKAVRHEEMLCLLNDDIIQLRDSFKELKKKFSNLKFNYLKRNDRGRNLKVARNQRQQVEMYEYKLQVLRKRLQGVIARLGSEVKEGGVARETENALNQLERQMVEFERSVREHQKTLDMSCRLQEAMEEYQFWCEDASATIARVSKFSCECCSTDAVAVLHRQFEKFVWPTVPQQEERIVQITELAVRLHGGWQQTHGADF
- the LOC122761805 gene encoding uncharacterized protein LOC122761805 isoform X3: MTAGDPEDTGTCERRTGGQRGEGEDNMKCPPSFTTISTIAIQAGQSQLVVSVLQSGSLVHLQLVQVQPSLCEVGSDQEENRTLIQELQQLKDKLEKHEREVLAAVENGRQTEQRRRKEKQAQEVHKAMEASVSEGWSLLLRLLHRRQEVLLLASDFYCRALEFVVSMDRAEKLHISTDSHRLTCATMRRGLLDKSLTVLSSSSVLLQKLRLLQRAEALHRRGTVLQDDDWEHEHQSSQGSWGAVLKLEELLETLQDRRRTVDQALRLKLQQLENQVLKKDHKSRPEVWTPILDQNLPPESTSFKSADLQSDSKTEKPRDLESGSRADVRPGPIVEKTTVKNHVKSGSRSQQTRIRNPEFRTEENNDLNPESRTDVPSGLKADLQPKSGSRLENFRNLQSRFRLDVNSDSKLLQTCDGQSESISGLRPGSRSQEISYVQPESSSDVKSKSRSQESRNMQTESRLNQKPTSWKGKDLQSESGLEESLELHLGSESDTDPESKSDLDETSPSRSISALMPGSRPHETSYVQPESTSDMKSESRSGESTNMHAESRLDQIPTSEKNKDLQSESRSQTKEIHVQPGSRSERIRKLQSRFRLNQTAGLMPGFRPHETSYPKPESTSDMKSESGTEQSRNMEPESRLEQMPILRTQQTTYVESGSRPQQIRSLESGSSSDPIPRSISEKNKDQESESSSEEIVEILFCGDPPESRSDTKPGSVSGKIRNLLSGSRSDLQTSEESRPRSEGTMELQFKSKLAKSKDLASETDLKPGSGSDRTTRLQVQETFDEGNHAHNVLPANQQQLLSSCELLMDKSARHDVENLKQVLDQIGALPIDVSCRTGPCLHSESCRPLSVLKTLTHQLKRCGTAQPAAASTGSLSPELAARVDVVLKELQSLNLKIKSNLQLLQPYVSFLRTVQQVEEQMEELRGSSRRRSGEEEENIESANSSWPPLKKKEEQEEKEQVDICWQDMLQKLLTTQELGKNYVQTIVMVLGSGLDLQSLVSVVQQTIEKLSRTEQEVKELWSQQRVQIHHHQGDMKSYRRFQDRLLKLRDSFKELKKKFSNLKFNYLKRNDRGRNLKVARNQRQQVEMYEYKLQVLRKRLQGVIARLGSEVKEGGVARETENALNQLERQMVEFERSVREHQKTLDMSCRLQEAMEEYQFWCEDASATIARVSKFSCECCSTDAVAVLHRQFEKFVWPTVPQQEERIVQITELAVRLHGGWQQTHGADF